The following proteins are encoded in a genomic region of Nicotiana sylvestris chromosome 4, ASM39365v2, whole genome shotgun sequence:
- the LOC104235934 gene encoding uncharacterized protein, producing MGACLSSSSVIDAKDQKPSSAYVISTNGELRQYTVPINVSQVLQSEMSSEASFICNSDRLYFDDFIPRLDSEYQLQPGQIYFVLPTSKLQYRLSASEMAALAVKASAALEDLNKNNRRHSKKFIRKNKKSNSRISPMLLQVEDESRDNYTQSQSNYKAPSMGLGVSMRSASVRKLQRISSRRAKMAVRSFRKLMTIQEGSVLLFT from the coding sequence ATGGGTGCTTGTTTGTCTTCCTCTTCCGTCATCGATGCAAAAGATCAGAAACCCTCCTCCGCCTACGTGATATCAACCAACGGAGAGCTCCGTCAATATACAGTTCCCATCAACGTCTCTCAAGTTCTTCAGTCTGAGATGTCTTCTGAGGCTTCCTTCATCTGCAATTCCGATCGCCTTTACTTCGACGATTTCATACCTCGTTTGGATTCTGAATACCAGCTTCAGCCCGGTCAGATCTATTTCGTGCTCCCTACTTCCAAGCTTCAGTATCGCCTGAGTGCGTCTGAAATGGCAGCTCTTGCCGTTAAAGCAAGTGCTGCTCTCGAGGACCTCAATAAAAACAACCGTCGCCATTCTAAGAAGTTTATAAGGAAGAATAAGAAGAGTAATTCTCGGATTTCACCAATGCTTCTCCAAGTGGAAGATGAATCTCGAGATAATTATACTCAAAGTCAAAGCAATTATAAGGCTCCGTCCATGGGGCTTGGGGTTTCCATGAGATCTGCTTCTGTTAGAAAATTGCAGCGAATATCTTCGCGGCGGGCAAAGATGGCTGTGCGCTCCTTCAGGAAGCTTATGACCATTCAAGAAGGATCCGTTCTCTTGTTTACTTAA
- the LOC104227699 gene encoding protein ALP1-like, producing the protein MDSIETDEDDAIVGAAATSVLADCVGAIDGTHVLASVPIEHQNRYRGRKGNTTQNVLAVVSFNLKFTYVLAGWEGSTHDSRILNDALERPRGFQVPQEKYYLLDAGYGLRKGFIPPYHGDFKTQVDVVLASCILHNHIIDLEPNDPIIQEVDRQPLVQTQNAQITQSSQRSQTYQTPRERREEAREWSLKRDVIAHAMFINYDRRRNR; encoded by the exons ATGGATTCGATTGAAACTGACGAAGATGATGCAATAGTTGGAGCGGCAGCCACATCTGTCTTAGCT GACTGTGTAGGAGCAATAGATGGCACACATGTGCTTGCATCTGTTCCTATCGAACACCAAAATAGGTATCGTGGCCGCAAAGGCAACACAACACAAAATGTCTTGGCTGTTGTCAGCTTTAATTTGAAGTTCACATATGTGCTTGCTGGTTGGGAAGGATCTACTCATGACTCTCGCATATTAAATGATGCATTGGAGAGACCACGGGGGTTTCAAGTCCCCCAAG AAAAATATTATCTTTTGGATGCGGGATATGGTCTTCGTAAGGGGTTTATTCCTCCCTATCATGGA GACTTTAAAACACAAGTGGATGTGGTGCTAGCATCGTGCATTTTACATAATCACATaatcgatttggagccaaatGACCCAATAATACAAGAAGTAGACAGGCAACCACTAGTTCAAACACAAAATGCTCAAATTACTCAAAGTTCTCAAAGGAGTCAAACCTATCAGACACCTAGAGAAAGACGTGAAGAAGCTAGGGAATGGTCATTGAAAAGAGATGTTATTGCTCATGCCATGTTTATAAACTATGATCGCAGGAGGAATAGATGA
- the LOC104235933 gene encoding uncharacterized protein, translating into MITASPRVYDLHVLAHPTHEKFINRNIEIFEEISLVCGNDRARGDCAKSLDDIGLDCSSEKGNDNDIEEPSKEKNVQDVVSETSQVKASRKRSRFSDVQDVVGDISTKLGEVAATISKIDDSQLDVTRLYEEIMATEGYEEEFLFEAFDYLVQSDMLAKAFMAKNQNLRKVWLERFKRQH; encoded by the exons ATGATTACTGCCAGTCCTAGAGTTTATGATTTACACGTTCTG GCTCATCCTACTCATGAGAAGTTCATTAATAGAAATATTGAAATATTTGAAGAAATATCCCTTGTGTGCGGGAATGATCGAGCTAGGGGTGATTGTGCTAAGTCCCTTGATGATATAGGCTTGGATTGTAGTTCGGAGAAAGGTAATGATAATGACATTGAAGAACCATCAAAGGAAAAAAATGTGCAAGACGTAGTAAGTGAAACTTCTCAAGTCAAAGCAAGTCGTAAAAGAAGTCGTTTTTCTGATGTACAAGATGTGGTCGGTGATATATCAACAAAGCTTGGAGAAGTGGCAGCGACAATCAGTAAGATAGATGATAGTCAACTAGATGTGACAAGATTGTATGAAGAAATTATGGCAACAGAAGGTTATGAAGAAGAGTTCTTATTTGAAGCTTTTGATTATTTGGTGCAAAGTGATATGTTAGCTAAGGCATTCATGGCAAAAAATCAGAATCTCCGCAAGGTTTGGCTAGAAAGATTCAAGCGACAACACTAA